One region of gamma proteobacterium HIMB55 genomic DNA includes:
- a CDS encoding acyl-CoA synthetase (AMP-forming)/AMP-acid ligase II (PFAM: AMP-binding enzyme), giving the protein MSVVANFKEALAMTTADGGLLEITTVERDGVPVKAFAQAPGSMRDLWALSTGHGDAEYLIYNDERWTYAQTAKIVAEFGGWLMAQGVEPGDHVAIAMRNYPEWMMAHWAVNSIGAAIVGMNAWWVADEMDYALNDSKPKVLIADDRRLEAFAKIQDKYSDIKVVSVREPNSPVEATDFHSAMVEGAQLPDIEIDPDSVACIFYTSGTTGRPKGAQLTNRGCITNVLNVVAMGRAFATASALAKSSGDKEVDVQSPPAATSLIATPLFHVTANNCALQAGTLAGNRFVLMYKWDTVEALKLIEAEGVNTLSAVPMMTRELLTHPDFEDYDTSSLSSMGGGGAAVQPDLVKKVDTVTKKARPAQGYGMTEVCGIITYIAGDVFVERPSSCGYLAPTFDGKVVDKSGKELPVGELGEICVKGAAVIKGYLNRPEATADTIVDGWLHTGDLGYFDEEGFLYLVDRAKDMILRGGENIYGAEVEFAVFDHPAVLECVAFAVPDERLGEEVGVAIHLKDGAMLDASGLREHLSTRLAAFKVPKYIWFLAEPLPRNANGKFLKRELREVLDPASAD; this is encoded by the coding sequence ATGTCAGTTGTAGCTAATTTTAAAGAAGCCCTCGCCATGACTACGGCAGATGGCGGTTTGCTGGAGATCACCACCGTAGAGCGCGACGGCGTTCCGGTAAAGGCATTTGCGCAAGCGCCGGGATCGATGCGTGATCTGTGGGCACTCTCCACCGGCCACGGCGACGCAGAGTACCTGATTTACAACGATGAGCGCTGGACCTACGCGCAAACGGCAAAGATTGTTGCCGAGTTTGGTGGCTGGTTGATGGCGCAGGGCGTTGAGCCGGGCGACCACGTTGCTATCGCGATGCGTAACTATCCCGAGTGGATGATGGCGCACTGGGCGGTCAACAGCATTGGCGCGGCAATCGTTGGCATGAATGCGTGGTGGGTGGCTGATGAGATGGACTACGCGCTTAACGATTCCAAGCCAAAGGTATTAATCGCGGACGATCGTCGGCTCGAGGCTTTCGCAAAAATCCAAGACAAATATTCCGACATCAAAGTTGTCTCCGTTCGAGAGCCGAATTCGCCAGTCGAAGCGACCGATTTCCACTCGGCAATGGTCGAGGGGGCGCAGTTACCGGATATCGAAATCGATCCTGACAGCGTGGCGTGCATTTTCTACACCTCAGGTACAACAGGACGACCCAAGGGCGCGCAACTGACCAACCGCGGTTGTATCACCAATGTGTTGAACGTGGTTGCCATGGGTAGAGCGTTTGCAACTGCATCGGCGCTGGCGAAGTCTAGTGGCGATAAAGAGGTTGATGTCCAGTCACCTCCTGCGGCTACATCACTTATTGCCACGCCGCTTTTCCACGTGACTGCGAATAATTGCGCACTTCAAGCCGGAACACTCGCCGGTAACCGATTTGTGTTGATGTACAAGTGGGACACGGTCGAAGCGCTCAAGCTCATCGAAGCGGAGGGTGTTAACACCTTAAGCGCGGTACCTATGATGACACGTGAGCTTTTAACACACCCGGATTTTGAGGATTACGACACTTCGAGTCTTTCTAGTATGGGCGGCGGCGGTGCTGCGGTTCAGCCTGATCTTGTAAAAAAGGTAGATACCGTCACTAAAAAAGCGCGACCTGCTCAGGGTTACGGCATGACCGAAGTTTGTGGAATCATCACCTATATCGCAGGCGATGTATTCGTAGAACGGCCGTCTAGCTGTGGTTATCTTGCGCCGACCTTTGATGGAAAAGTGGTCGATAAGTCTGGGAAAGAATTGCCTGTCGGAGAGCTCGGAGAGATTTGCGTGAAAGGCGCAGCCGTTATCAAGGGCTACTTGAATCGTCCTGAGGCAACTGCTGACACCATCGTAGACGGATGGTTGCACACGGGTGACCTTGGCTACTTTGACGAAGAAGGCTTCCTCTACCTCGTGGATCGCGCGAAGGACATGATTCTGCGCGGTGGTGAGAACATCTATGGTGCTGAAGTGGAGTTTGCGGTCTTTGATCACCCCGCTGTACTAGAGTGCGTTGCCTTTGCCGTACCTGACGAGCGACTGGGCGAAGAGGTAGGCGTAGCCATTCACCTGAAGGATGGCGCAATGTTGGATGCGTCCGGACTCCGAGAGCACCTCTCTACGCGTCTCGCAGCGTTTAAAGTGCCTAAGTACATTTGGTTCCTCGCCGAGCCGCTTCCTCGAAACGCCAACGGCAAGTTCTTGAAGCGTGAGCTACGTGAAGTACTCGATCCTGCATCTGCAGACTGA
- a CDS encoding enoyl-CoA hydratase/carnithine racemase (PFAM: Enoyl-CoA hydratase/isomerase family) yields MSDYETLEITRDGSVMTIALNRPEKMNTFNTVLRREIARAAIEADLDKSVRAVILTGNGRAFSAGADLSDGDGMADGKAVESDLNFEYKPGVLAIHNSSKPWIAVINGPCAGIAYSYAMACDLACMGESSYLYQPFSAIGLVPDGGATWLIPRLVGTKRAYELMALGEKLSAEKAMAMGMVNRVFPDETLREDGLAYAQEVAERSPLALSYTKTAVNFGQTHNLDETISKEAALQSICIDSEDAKNAVISFFNKQKPVWKGR; encoded by the coding sequence ATGAGTGACTACGAAACCCTAGAAATCACGCGTGATGGCTCGGTGATGACGATCGCCTTAAACCGGCCAGAGAAAATGAATACGTTTAACACGGTGCTCCGACGCGAGATTGCAAGAGCGGCGATCGAAGCTGATCTCGATAAATCAGTCCGGGCTGTGATCCTAACCGGTAATGGGCGAGCCTTCAGTGCCGGTGCCGACCTCTCAGACGGCGATGGCATGGCTGACGGTAAGGCCGTCGAGAGTGATCTGAACTTTGAGTACAAGCCAGGCGTGCTGGCCATTCACAACAGCTCAAAACCTTGGATCGCTGTCATCAACGGCCCTTGTGCGGGTATTGCATACTCCTATGCCATGGCCTGCGATCTCGCTTGCATGGGCGAGAGCAGCTACCTCTATCAGCCATTCTCGGCAATCGGTCTGGTGCCCGATGGTGGCGCGACTTGGTTGATACCTAGGCTGGTGGGAACCAAGCGTGCTTACGAATTGATGGCGTTGGGGGAAAAACTGAGCGCTGAAAAGGCGATGGCAATGGGAATGGTCAATCGTGTATTCCCCGATGAAACCTTACGTGAGGACGGTCTCGCCTATGCGCAAGAGGTGGCTGAGAGATCGCCGCTGGCGCTTAGTTATACGAAGACTGCAGTGAACTTTGGGCAAACGCATAATCTCGATGAGACTATTAGCAAGGAGGCGGCACTACAGTCGATTTGTATCGACAGTGAAGATGCAAAAAATGCCGTGATCTCATTTTTTAATAAGCAAAAGCCAGTCTGGAAAGGCCGATAG